From Haloarcula hispanica ATCC 33960, the proteins below share one genomic window:
- a CDS encoding haloacid dehalogenase type II: MPFDPDRVTTITFDSYSTIVDVEAAQKALADRVDDPRPVSRLWRSRSLAYTFLANQIDAYKPFYEMNRDALQYALDAHGVDITMEERDEILAVYHELDVFDDVRDGMNRLYDAGYDLYVVSNGNPEMLESMVDFAGIGGLLEDTVSADEIQTFKPAAELYRHAAERTETEIEEIAHVTAGYFDVYGAMHAGMQGVWVNRDDGPWDAFAGEPDLTIRSFHDLHDELV, encoded by the coding sequence ATGCCGTTCGACCCGGACCGCGTGACGACGATTACCTTTGACTCGTACAGCACCATCGTTGATGTCGAAGCGGCGCAAAAGGCCCTCGCCGACCGGGTGGACGACCCCCGGCCGGTGTCCCGGCTCTGGCGCTCCCGTTCGCTGGCGTACACCTTCCTCGCCAACCAGATCGACGCCTACAAGCCGTTCTACGAGATGAATCGCGATGCGCTCCAGTACGCGCTGGACGCCCACGGCGTCGACATCACGATGGAGGAGCGCGACGAGATTCTCGCGGTCTACCACGAACTCGACGTGTTCGACGACGTACGGGACGGCATGAACAGGCTCTACGACGCCGGCTACGACCTCTATGTCGTCTCGAACGGCAACCCCGAGATGCTTGAATCGATGGTCGACTTCGCCGGCATCGGCGGTCTGCTCGAAGACACCGTCAGTGCCGACGAGATCCAGACGTTCAAGCCGGCGGCCGAACTGTACCGTCATGCGGCAGAGAGAACGGAGACCGAAATCGAGGAAATCGCCCACGTCACCGCGGGCTATTTCGACGTGTACGGTGCGATGCACGCCGGGATGCAGGGCGTCTGGGTCAACCGCGATGACGGCCCGTGGGACGCCTTCGCCGGCGAGCCTGACCTGACCATCAGGTCGTTCCACGACCTCCACGACGAACTAGTCTGA
- a CDS encoding potassium channel family protein, producing MTRTKRFVIAGGGRVGKQTAENLADQGHDVLLIESDEERVAALSDAYLGPVIHGDATRPSILEQADLADADAIAALTDEPGTNLAICMEAQQYAPSIRTIARAETGTEQEYDEVVDATLLPEYLGGDHAADILTGEDIRTLVYPTADLDIIEVSVSPSAPVAGRRLDEIALPAGSLLISTADRTELAGPETVLEPDEHYILAVETDVVDEVLNLLRG from the coding sequence ATGACCCGAACAAAGCGATTCGTCATCGCTGGTGGCGGCCGTGTCGGGAAACAGACCGCTGAGAATCTCGCGGATCAGGGTCACGACGTACTGCTAATCGAGTCTGACGAGGAGCGTGTTGCGGCGTTGTCCGATGCGTATCTCGGCCCCGTTATCCACGGCGACGCCACACGCCCGTCGATTCTTGAGCAGGCCGACCTGGCCGATGCCGACGCCATCGCCGCACTCACTGACGAACCGGGAACGAACCTCGCAATCTGTATGGAGGCCCAACAGTACGCCCCATCGATTCGGACCATTGCGAGGGCAGAGACGGGGACGGAGCAGGAGTACGACGAGGTGGTGGATGCGACGCTGCTACCCGAGTATCTCGGTGGCGACCACGCGGCTGATATACTGACCGGCGAGGATATTCGGACGCTTGTCTATCCGACTGCCGATCTCGATATCATTGAGGTGAGCGTCTCCCCGTCGGCCCCCGTTGCTGGGCGTCGCCTCGATGAAATCGCTCTCCCGGCCGGTAGCCTGCTGATTTCGACGGCAGACCGAACGGAACTGGCAGGACCTGAGACGGTTTTGGAACCTGACGAGCACTATATTCTCGCCGTCGAAACCGATGTTGTCGATGAAGTGTTGAATCTCCTGCGCGGGTAG